AGCAGCCCCAGGTTGAGGTAGGGCGAGAGGCCGGAGTGGTAGATCAGCGCCGAGCGGCGGGTCATTGCGTCCTCATAGGCGCCGAAATCGGGCAGCCGTTCGACGATGAAACGCTCGAGGGCCAGGTCGGCTTCTTCGGCGGTGACCGCCAGGTCGAAGCCTTCGACGTTGCCGATGCCGGTGGGCAGCGCCGCGACCTCCTCCATCACGGCGCGGGTAATGGCGTCGGGCGGGAAGCGCGGCGGTGGCGGGGGTTGCGCGCTGCGGGGCAACGGTTTGCGATTTTCGACATCGTAGCTCCAGCGCCCGCCCACGGGCGCGCCGTCGCCGTCGAGCAGCACGTTGAAGCGGCGGCGCATGGCCTTGTAGAAGGTGGCCATGATGATCGTGCGCTCCGGCGGGGCATCGGGAAAGGGGTCGAACCGGCCAACCAGAAACTGGGTGTTGGGCAGCACTTCGACCGGCGCGCCCAGGGCCGGGCCGGCTTCGTCCTGCTGGAAGCGCCGGGTGGGTTCCTCAGCGGCGGCCATGGTCAGCACCTGAGCCGTGCGGTAGGCGGTGCAGTGCGCGCGCAGCCCGCTGAGAAAATCAGGGGCCTGGCGGTAGTCCACCTGGTAGCCCATGGCTGTGAGCCTGGCGGCGTAATGGCGCATGGCGCTGAGAAGCAGCACCAGCTTCTTGCGCTGGTAGGGCTGCTGGCGCAGGCGCGCGGCGCTTTCGATCAGCAGCACGCGCACCCCGGCCCGCCCGACAGCGGCCTCGGCGCTAAGCAGGGCCGGGTGCTCGCGGAGCAACTGGTCGCCGAGTATCCAGACGGTGATGGGCGCTGTGGAGTGGGAGAGGTGTTCGTGGGTCATTTGTTGTAGCATACCATGGAGAAGGGTGGAGATGTGGAGGTGTGGAGGTGTGGAGCTGTGGAGCTGTGGAGCTAGAACAACACCTCCGCTCACCCCAGCCCCAGGCGCTTCGTGCGGGCGCGGATGCGTTCGACGGCGAGCGGCCCGCCGTGACCGATGTGCCAGGTGTGGGCGGGCAGGCTCAGGGCCAGTTGCAGACTGGCCGACTGTTGCACCGCGTCGGTGACGAAGTACGGCGGGTTGGGCAGGCGCCCGCGCAGCCGCCCGCCCAGGAAGCCGCCGCGCAACAGATCGCCGGCGATGAGGTTGCCGTCTGGCAGCGGCACCACGCTGTGCCCGGCGCTGTGACCGGGAGTGTGGACGGTGCGCGTTTCGATGCCGAACGGGGCGAGGTCGAAGGAATCCTCAAAGGTGATATCCGGTTCCAGGGGCGTGGTGCGCCAGGGCAGAAAGGGTCGCAAGAGCTGGCCTTCCAGATCGGTGCTGCGCAGGGAGGTGGGGTTGCGGCCCTCGCGCAGCAGAAGCAGATCAGCGCGGTGGACGGCGATCGGCGCGCCGGTGCTGGCGCGCAACTCGGCGGCGCCGCCAAAGTGGTCAAGATGGCCGTGGGTAAGCAGGATTAGCCCGATGTCACCAGGCGCGATCCCGTAGCGGGCGGCGGCGCGCAGGATGCGAGCGCCATCGCCGGGCGCGCCGCCGTCTATGACGATCCAGCGTTCCCCGCGCAGCAGGAAGACGTTGGCGAGGGATAGTTTAATGGTGATGATGTGCATCCTTGATCCTATGCGGCTGCGCCGGGCGACAATGGGAGGTTTTCGGATTTTGGATTTTAGATTTTGGATTTTGGATTGCGATCAGACCTGATGTGATTGCAGCGTATGCAACAGGAATTGGCGTCGGGGGGCTGCGTCCTCCGGGACCTTCGGTATGACCTCGGGTAGGGTTTGGCGAGATCGCTACATATTTAAGGATAACGAGGAAAGGCCCAGGTCTGGCCGTTTGGCCCGAACAGGTAGACGGTGTTGGCGCCCTGCATGTAGATCGCCGCGCCCTTCTGGTAAGGTTGTACGACGCCCACGTCGGCGCGCTCGGCCGTTGTCGCCCAGCCCAGCGTCTCGCGCACGCCTGGCGCCTCACGCCAGACCTTGCCGAAGCCGCGCTTTGGCTCTTGAAGTCCGGGTGGGGGCTGCAGGTTGCCGCTCTCGGGCTGCCCCTCGCTCCAGCGATCGGGATAGCTCGTCCAGATCACGGGCAACGGTGTGGTGCGGATGGCGTACACGCGGGTGTCGAAGCGCCATCCGGACCACACCATTACACCACGCTCGAAGTACTGCTCGGCCAGAGGGATGTCACGCTGGGCAACTGCAGGGCAGCCGGCGAGATACATCGCCAGCCCGTAGCCTTGCCAGGCCCGGTCGCCGAAGACGGGGTCCATCCCGACGGCGCAGGTGGCCGAGGGGATGCGCAGGCGCTGCTCGCGGCCGAGAAGGCCGAGGAGCACGGGCGCGCCGGGCAGTTCGTCGTGGCGCTCCATGCGCTGTCGTTCAAAGTACTGCACTTCGCCGCTCCAGGGCCCCATCGTCATGAGGAACGGCTCACTGATCGGGTAGCCCATTCGCGTAAGACCGCCGCTGCGCTCCCAGACCTGGAGGTAGGGAGGGCAGAGGCTGTGACGGGTCTGGGGGAAGTAGCGGCAGCCAGGGTCCGCCGGCGGGTCAACGGCAGGCGGGAGGGTGAGCAGCGGCTGGAAGGTGAAGTCGCGGAGTTGTTCGGCGCCAAGCCGGCCGGCAAGGATGCCCAGACCGGCGCCGCTGTGGTCCTCGAGCCGGCTGCGCTCGAACCACTGCACCGGCCCGGTGAAAAGCAGCTTGCCCTGCTCGTCGCGAATCTCCTCGACCTGCACCGGGCCGATTGGATAACCAAAGATCGGCAGCCCGCCGTTGCGCTCCCAGTAAGCGCGGAACGCTCCCTCGATACAGAAGCCGGTCTCCGAGAAGCAGCGGCGCGTTGTCTGCGCGGCTGCTGGCGCCGCTGGCAACAGGGTAAGCAGCGCGACAGCGAACAGCAATATATGCCTCATGATGCGCCTCCTCTGGGTGAGCACGGCGAGAAGGGCACGGATGACGCCCCTGGTGGCAGTGGGCCCTTACCGGCGCAGGGTGCAGCGCCGGAAAGGCCCGTCCGTGCCGCTCACTCCAGGGCGATGCTTGGAGAGATCGCCTCAGCGGAAGAGGGCCAGATACTCGCCATAGCCCTCCCGTTCGAGGTCTTCGACCGGGATGAAGCGCAAGGCGGCGGAGTTGATGCAGTAGCGCAGGCCGGTAGGGGCGGGGCCATCGTCGAACACGTGGCCGAGATGCGAATCGGCGTGCTTCGAGCGCACCTCGATGCGTTCCATCCCCAGTTTGTAATCGGCGCGGGTAACGATGTTTTCGGGCGCCAGGGGACGCGTAAAACTTGGCCAGCCTGTGCCCGAGTCAAACTTATCGCGCGAACTGAAGAGCGGCTCACCCGAAACGATGTCCACGTAGATCCCTTCGCGCTTATTATTGTAGAACTCGTTTGCGAAGGGCGGCTCGGTGCCCTCGCGCTGGGTCACCTGATACTGCAGTGGTGTGAGCCTGCGGCGCAGTTCGTCGTCTGATGGCTTCTTGAAGGGTTGCATACGCTGGTTTCCTGACTATCATATGGAAGAAGTTGGGAGGGAGCAGCCCTCCCAACCGCAGTATTCTTATCTCTTCTCATCATAACAGATGTACGCTTACACCGCTCGCGTGTAACTGTTCACACTTCTCCTGGGAGCGAGGGCATCTTGCCCTCGTATCCTGACGAGGGCGGGACGCCCTCGCTCCCAGGTCTGCGGGGTTACCCCAACTCTGAACACGTACCGCGCGTATCGGGGTGAGGCCAGAGCCGCTGCGCGTGCGCCTCCAGCGAGGGAGGGGGGAGTGGCTACGCCGCCCGATACTTTCAGGTGTCTGGGGCCTGTCCCAGGACTTTGCAGCAACCCTGGGGGTGAGGTGCTGCACATCCGCCTCCGGCGGCAGGGTTTGGGGGGCTACGCTCCCAGAGACGCTGCGGCAGCCCTGGGGGTGAGGCGCCTGATCCGCTCGGCGATGGTATCGGCGGTCACATCGAGATAACTCCGCCCATCCTCAACGTGGCGCGTTGCGTCGAGGTAGCTGCCGCGGCCGGTGTGGAACATCGGGCCGAGGCAGACCTTTTCAATCTTGCCCATCGCCAGGGCCCGGTTCCACTGGCTGCCGCGGAAAATCGGCCAGCGGGCGGGGAAAATCACGTCGCTCAGGCGGTGCCAGCGGTCCCTGGTTCCATAGAGATGGATCAGGACGTTGATCCGGCTAAGGCTCTCGTCGGAGTTCATAATCCCGCCCAGAGAGATCACCTGGACGGGCGCGCGCAGGGTGGCCTGAATGTAACCCGACGTGCCCAGGGCGATCTGGGCGCCGCCGCTGTAGCCGAGGAGGGCGACCTGCGAACCGCTGCCGAGGACGTAGCCGTGGCGCAACAGCCCCTGGATAATCATTTCCGCCACGCCATAGTTGTACATCGGGCCGTAGCGCCGGTCGGCGGAAACGGCGACGTGGAGCATGTTGCGCAGGTTGATCAGGCGCCCGACGCGCCGCAGGGGGCTTTTCTTGTTGAGCCGCAGCGCGTTGAGCCAGGCCCAGAACCAGGCCAGGTTGCCCTCGCTGGTTATGCCCACATTGGCGAACGAATAGGCGAAGACATCAGTAACGATGACCAGGCCGGGAATGCGGTCGGCAATCGCGTCGAGGAGCGCGTCCTCATAGGGGGTCGAGAACTCGCCGGAGATGTCATCAACGCCTGAGAGGTAAACCAGGAACGGCCCGGCGACGGGCGGGCCGGGCGGGTGCAACCGGGTTTGCGGAGTAGCCTTGCGCCAGCCCGCCCACCAGATCAGCACCGAGGTGGGAATGGCGATTGCGAAGAGGATGAACAGGATCAGCAGGGCCCAACCGACCCAGGTCAGTACAGTTATCATGGCTCGCCTTTGACCACAGGCTCGTAACCGGGAATCACCTGCGGGAGTTCCTCGCGCCGGACGAGGTGCGGCTTGCCGGTGGTGATTGCCCAGATGCGACGGGCCACGGCCTCGGCAGGTTCGCTCAACAACCAGCGGGCGCCCTCTATCAGCAGGGTGCCCGCCAGCGCGCCCACGGCGGCCTGCCAGTGTGCCAGCCCGGTTACGGCCACGATTGATGCCAGAGCTATGCCGAAGCTCCACAGTCGCAGCCCCCAGCGAATGGCCGGGCCCACCAGCGGGAGCAGCGCCAGGGCGCCCAGCAGCAACGGCCCGTAGGCGGCGCTGACGGTGACAAAGAACAGTCGCAGAGGCACTTCGACGCCGAACATGACGCGCATGGCCAGCCACAGCGCCCACATCCAGATGACGGCGCTCAGTACGGACAACAGGGCCGAGGCCAGCAGGCCCAGCACGAAGCGCAGGGGCGTGATGCGGCTCATCAGCAGCGTCACCCCCTGGGTGCCGATGCCTTCGGAAAGCCCGGCGAGGAAGATCAGCAGGGTGGCTGCGGCGACGGCCTGGGGCGAGAGCAGGATACTCAGCCACTCGATAGGGAGTGTCATCGCCCTTCTCCTTGCGTCCTTCACGGGGTATTATAACCTACGGCGGCGCGCGCGACGTATGGTCGCAGGCGGTTCCGTCCTCACCGCCTCCCAACCCCCTCCCTTTCCACCTCGGAGGGAGAGGGAGGGGGTTCTCAGGTGTAGGGTTTTCCGGCGCATGCGACGCGAGCATGCGCCATCCGGGGCATTGGGACGCCCAGATCCCCCTCTCCCGCTCGCGGGAGAGGGGGGCGGGGGGTGAGGACCGTAAGCGCATTGGAATGCCGAAAACCCCTGCTCGCTCGAAAAACCCTGCACCTGAGAAGAGGGAGGGGGCGTCGAGCGCCGCGAGACGGGGGAGGGTGAGGATCCGCGCCCCGCCAATCGCCGGCGGGCGCAGGGAAAGCGGTTTCACCTGTACGTCTACACTCCTGCCTTATAGCGTTTCTCGAAAAGGTTGACCCGTAACGATGGCGGTGCGGGCGCAGCGAGCTACACCGCTCAGTGCCCTCAGTGGATCAAGCATTTCGGTCAGTGCTCTAAGGAACGAAAGGAGCCTCCATGCTTCGTGACCTCCCCACATCCGCGCAAACGACCCTCGACTGGTCCTGGGAACACTGGCAGCCCTTCTACGCCGAGCTGGAGGCGGCCCCG
The nucleotide sequence above comes from Chloroflexaceae bacterium. Encoded proteins:
- a CDS encoding cryptochrome/photolyase family protein, which produces MTHEHLSHSTAPITVWILGDQLLREHPALLSAEAAVGRAGVRVLLIESAARLRQQPYQRKKLVLLLSAMRHYAARLTAMGYQVDYRQAPDFLSGLRAHCTAYRTAQVLTMAAAEEPTRRFQQDEAGPALGAPVEVLPNTQFLVGRFDPFPDAPPERTIIMATFYKAMRRRFNVLLDGDGAPVGGRWSYDVENRKPLPRSAQPPPPPRFPPDAITRAVMEEVAALPTGIGNVEGFDLAVTAEEADLALERFIVERLPDFGAYEDAMTRRSALIYHSGLSPYLNLGLLTPMQLVRAAEAAYAAGRAPLNSVEGFVRQVLGWREYIYWQYWRRLPILRSANRWNATRPLPAWFWTGDTDMACLRHVLQGVLNTGYTHHIERLMVICNFCLLAGIEPQAVNTWFLAAYVDAYEWVMFPNVIGMGLNADDGVATKPYIASANYINAMSDYCGGCRYHPRQRTGPNACPYNLLYWNFLIEHETALRANPRLGPAVLGLGRLAPNERTTIRREAAAFLERVCGE
- a CDS encoding MBL fold metallo-hydrolase codes for the protein MHIITIKLSLANVFLLRGERWIVIDGGAPGDGARILRAAARYGIAPGDIGLILLTHGHLDHFGGAAELRASTGAPIAVHRADLLLLREGRNPTSLRSTDLEGQLLRPFLPWRTTPLEPDITFEDSFDLAPFGIETRTVHTPGHSAGHSVVPLPDGNLIAGDLLRGGFLGGRLRGRLPNPPYFVTDAVQQSASLQLALSLPAHTWHIGHGGPLAVERIRARTKRLGLG
- the msrB gene encoding peptide-methionine (R)-S-oxide reductase MsrB; the protein is MQPFKKPSDDELRRRLTPLQYQVTQREGTEPPFANEFYNNKREGIYVDIVSGEPLFSSRDKFDSGTGWPSFTRPLAPENIVTRADYKLGMERIEVRSKHADSHLGHVFDDGPAPTGLRYCINSAALRFIPVEDLEREGYGEYLALFR